A single Amphiura filiformis chromosome 8, Afil_fr2py, whole genome shotgun sequence DNA region contains:
- the LOC140159204 gene encoding uncharacterized protein, protein MSISDQPLLKSPGVQTLSFVSTANMFERGPSSPGSISRLTFMGRETGIDKTIAALGVLSILSLLQSILAVILIVRLDFKQDEFQNFSKSVTKLDEERYDSMLDSAMVLASFCVMLNFCCMVVCTIQCYFAAKMMKLPQGEERAYKFLSNTSGARFVVISAFFAAIPVFLSALCLYLLIEFRLVPAIVSSSFIALGVIFTIVCFSRSAHLWRKEQKRVAKGLNAYEPSTPSPSQTDHHSGPLTMVNNNNGGFINGGLPNGGLANGGLANGGLANGSAKNGWTGNGLIVGSANGDLHKHDKYHNQDDSVDGSDEKMVDKTPMFYALGSGDTLNTSNLSTLV, encoded by the exons ATGTCTATTAGCGATCAACCTCTGCTTAAGTCACCGGGTGTGCAAACTCTAAGCTTTGTAAGCACAGCCAACATGTTTGAACGAGGACCTAGCAGTCCTGGAAGTATATCCAGGTTGACTTTTATGGGCAGAGAAACTGGAATTGATAAAACTATAGCAGCTCTTGGAGTGTTGTCAATCTTGTCCTTACTTCAATCCATTTTAGCCGTGATACTTATAGTGAGATTGGATTTTAAGCAGGACGAATTTCAAAACTTTTCGAAAAGTGTGACTAAATTGGATGAAGAACGTTATGATAGTATGTTGGATTCTGCCATGGTTCTAGCCAGTTTTTGTGTGATGTTAAACTTTTGTTGTATGGTGGTTTGTACAATACAATGTTACTTTGCTGCTAAGATGATGAAACTACCACAAGGAGAAGAAAG GGCGTACAAGTTTCTTTCTAACACATCTGGAGCTCGTTTTGTTGTCATCAGTGCTTTCTTTGCTGCAATACCTGTATTTTTATCCG CCCTGTGCTTGTACCTTCTAATCGAATTCCGTCTCGTCCCAGCCATCGTCTCGTCGAGTTTCATCGCTCTAGGAGTCATTTTCACAATAGTGTGCTTCAGTCGGAGTGCCCATCTTTGGAGAAAAGAGCAGAAAAGGGTTGCCAAAGGACTCAATGCCTACGAGCCTTCAACTCCTAGTCCTAGCCAAACAGACCATCATTCGGGACCACTTACGATGGTTAATAATAACAATGGTGGATTTATTAATGGTGGATTGCCTAATGGTGGTTTAGCTAATGGTGGATTGGCTAATGGTGGTTTAGCTAATGGTTCGGCTAAAAATGGTTGGACTGGTAACGGTCTGATAGTGGGGTCAGCTAATGGAGATTTACATAAGCATGATAAATATCATAATCAGGACGATTCCGTTGATGGATCGGATGAAAAGATGGTGGACAAAACACCGATGTTTTATGCTCTTGGCAGCGGGGATACCCTGAACACCAGTAATTTGTCCACGCTTGTATAA